One region of Streptococcus parasanguinis genomic DNA includes:
- a CDS encoding MBL fold metallo-hydrolase: MTEEGFKYSILASGSSGNSFYLETPKKKLLIDAGLSGKKITGLLAEIDRKPEDLDAILITHEHSDHIHGVGVLARKYGMDLYANEATWKAMEGTKYLGKVDDAQKHIFEMGKTKTFGDIDIESFGVSHDAAAPQFYRLMKDGKSFVMLTDTGYVSDRLAGIVADADGYLIESNHDVEILRAGSYAWRLKQRILSDLGHLSNEDGADAMIRTLGNRTKKIYLGHLSKENNIKELAHMTMENQLARADLAVGHDFEVLDTSPDTATPLTKI; this comes from the coding sequence ATGACAGAAGAGGGATTTAAGTATAGTATTTTAGCTTCAGGTTCTAGTGGGAATTCTTTCTACCTTGAGACGCCAAAGAAAAAACTGCTTATTGATGCAGGGCTATCAGGGAAAAAGATTACGGGACTATTGGCTGAAATTGATCGCAAACCAGAAGACTTAGATGCCATTTTGATTACGCACGAACACTCAGACCATATCCATGGTGTGGGTGTTTTAGCGCGGAAATATGGCATGGATCTATATGCTAATGAAGCAACTTGGAAGGCTATGGAAGGCACCAAGTATCTAGGGAAAGTTGATGATGCTCAAAAGCACATCTTTGAAATGGGGAAGACCAAGACATTTGGCGATATCGATATCGAAAGTTTTGGGGTCAGTCACGATGCTGCAGCCCCTCAATTCTATCGCTTGATGAAGGATGGCAAGAGCTTCGTCATGCTGACGGATACGGGCTATGTGAGCGATCGCTTGGCAGGTATCGTCGCGGATGCGGATGGCTATCTGATTGAGTCCAACCATGATGTAGAGATCCTTCGAGCAGGTTCTTACGCTTGGCGCTTAAAGCAGCGGATCTTGTCAGACCTAGGCCACCTTTCTAACGAAGACGGTGCGGATGCCATGATCCGAACCTTGGGAAATCGCACCAAGAAGATTTATCTGGGACATTTGTCAAAAGAGAACAATATCAAAGAATTGGCCCATATGACTATGGAGAATCAACTGGCTCGAGCAGATCTAGCTGTTGGCCATGATTTTGAGGTGCTAGATACCTCGCCAGATACCGCGACCCCTTTGACGAAGATATAA
- the vicK gene encoding cell wall metabolism sensor histidine kinase VicK — translation MIDQLKQFVMSSNFVFVLITVGFIIVVALLLLENRRDNIKLRQLNAKIKDLIAGDYSEVVDMQGSPELTDMTNSINDLSEVIRLTHENLEQETKRLTSILSYMTDGVLATNRRGQIIMVNEMAAKQLNVNPDEVLNTSILDLLSLGDDYDLRSLITEVPELTIDSQDENGEYLSLRVRFALIRRESGFISGLVAVLHDTTEQDKEERERRLFVSNVSHELRTPLTSVKSYLEALDDGALSEPVAPDFVKVSLNETNRMMRMVTDLLSLSRIDNETSQLDIELTNFTAFITFILNRFDKIKSQAQEDTKKYELIREYPITPIWVEIDTDKMTQVIDNILNNAIKYSPDGGKIKVGMKTTDAQLIISISDEGLGIPKKDLPRIFDRFYRVDKARSRAQGGTGLGLAIAKEIVKQHKGFIWAKSEYGKGSTFTIVLPYDKDAIKDDWDTEEEE, via the coding sequence ATGATTGATCAACTAAAACAATTTGTAATGTCGTCGAACTTTGTCTTTGTTCTGATTACGGTTGGGTTTATCATTGTGGTAGCCTTGCTTTTGCTAGAAAACCGTAGGGACAATATCAAGCTCAGACAATTAAACGCCAAAATTAAGGATCTGATTGCAGGGGACTATTCCGAAGTGGTCGACATGCAAGGAAGTCCAGAACTGACGGATATGACCAATAGTATCAATGATCTGTCGGAGGTTATTCGCCTGACGCATGAAAACTTGGAACAAGAAACCAAGCGTTTGACCAGTATCCTTTCTTACATGACAGATGGGGTGCTTGCGACCAATAGACGCGGTCAGATCATCATGGTCAATGAAATGGCAGCCAAGCAATTGAATGTTAATCCAGATGAGGTGCTCAATACCAGTATTCTGGATTTGCTTTCGCTTGGAGATGACTATGATCTGCGAAGCTTGATTACTGAAGTACCAGAGTTAACCATCGATTCCCAGGATGAAAACGGGGAGTACCTCAGCCTTCGTGTGCGCTTTGCCTTGATTCGTCGTGAGTCAGGTTTTATCTCTGGTCTGGTAGCTGTCTTGCACGATACGACAGAGCAGGACAAGGAAGAGCGGGAACGTCGTCTCTTTGTCTCTAATGTGAGCCATGAATTGCGGACTCCCTTGACCAGTGTGAAATCCTATCTGGAAGCCCTGGACGATGGCGCTTTGTCAGAGCCGGTAGCACCAGATTTTGTCAAAGTTTCACTCAATGAAACCAATCGCATGATGCGCATGGTCACAGATCTATTGAGCTTGTCACGAATCGATAATGAAACCAGTCAGTTGGACATCGAGTTGACCAACTTTACGGCCTTTATCACCTTTATTTTGAACCGGTTTGATAAGATCAAGAGTCAAGCGCAAGAAGATACCAAGAAGTATGAACTGATCCGGGAATACCCAATCACCCCGATCTGGGTTGAAATTGATACGGATAAAATGACCCAGGTAATCGACAATATCTTGAACAATGCCATCAAGTACTCACCTGATGGTGGAAAGATCAAGGTAGGGATGAAAACGACAGATGCCCAGTTGATTATCTCCATCTCAGATGAGGGCTTGGGGATTCCAAAGAAAGACTTGCCACGCATTTTTGATCGCTTTTACCGAGTGGATAAGGCGCGTAGCCGGGCCCAAGGTGGGACTGGTCTAGGCTTAGCCATTGCTAAGGAGATCGTGAAGCAACACAAAGGCTTTATTTGGGCCAAGAGTGAATATGGCAAGGGATCTACCTTTACCATTGTCTTGCCGTACGACAAAGACGCTATTAAAGACGACTGGGATACAGAAGAGGAAGAATAA
- the yycF gene encoding response regulator YycF translates to MKKILVVDDEKPISDIIKFNMAKEGYEVLTAFDGREALEVFAAENPDIIILDLMLPEIDGLEVARTIRKTSNVPIIVLSAKDTEFDKVIGLEIGADDYVTKPFSNRELQARVKALLRRSEFAADPQLENEADTEIVIGDLHILPDAFLVQKGNKELDLTHREFELLYHLATHVGQVMTREHLLETVWGYDYFGDVRTVDVTVRRLREKIEDTPGRPEYILTRRGVGYYMRNND, encoded by the coding sequence ATGAAAAAAATATTAGTAGTTGATGATGAAAAACCAATTTCAGATATTATCAAATTTAACATGGCAAAAGAGGGCTATGAAGTCTTGACAGCCTTTGATGGCCGGGAAGCTTTGGAAGTCTTTGCGGCTGAGAATCCGGATATTATTATTCTAGATTTGATGTTGCCAGAGATTGATGGTCTGGAAGTGGCGCGTACCATTCGCAAGACCAGCAATGTGCCCATCATTGTCCTTTCTGCCAAAGATACAGAATTTGATAAGGTTATCGGACTTGAAATTGGTGCGGATGACTATGTGACCAAACCCTTCTCTAATCGGGAATTGCAAGCGCGTGTGAAGGCCTTGTTGCGTCGTTCGGAGTTTGCGGCTGATCCTCAGCTTGAAAATGAGGCCGATACGGAAATTGTCATTGGTGATCTTCACATTCTTCCAGATGCCTTCTTGGTTCAAAAAGGCAACAAAGAATTGGACTTGACCCATCGTGAGTTTGAATTGCTCTATCACCTTGCGACCCATGTCGGTCAAGTGATGACCCGTGAACACCTTCTTGAGACGGTGTGGGGCTATGATTACTTTGGTGATGTTCGGACAGTGGACGTGACGGTTCGTCGTTTGCGTGAAAAAATCGAGGACACACCAGGACGTCCAGAATATATCTTGACCCGCCGTGGTGTCGGATATTATATGAGAAACAATGATTGA
- a CDS encoding DUF389 domain-containing protein, translating to MSGNYSTREFREKLYDDLHVRLRDTVILMCSIFIASIGLNMNSTAVIIGAMLISPLMTPIIGLGFGLAIFDTRLIKQSLGVLFTQVLVSLLVSTLYFWISPLSYASSELIARTSPTIWDVLIAIAGGIAGVIGSRKKEANNIVPGVAIATALMPPICTAGYGLANGNVRFLFGALYLFLINCVFIMLINIVGTRIMMRQSPLSSFKELNMKMRIGLISLIVLLVLPASYSAVTLTMDQARKEGIKQFVGKEFANHTIINQVYKSRNNELVLTVVGDPISEEELETIRQKQDSYGIQSVQLKVNQVHNSTKLDSETTKEFYENIDKYIDQKLSEKDSQNDLVKENEADKD from the coding sequence ATGTCCGGAAACTATTCAACACGTGAATTCCGCGAGAAACTATATGATGACCTTCATGTTCGATTAAGAGATACAGTGATTTTGATGTGTTCGATTTTTATTGCCTCTATAGGTCTAAATATGAATTCAACAGCTGTCATTATTGGAGCCATGCTGATTTCCCCTCTTATGACACCGATTATTGGACTGGGGTTTGGTTTAGCTATTTTTGATACGCGTTTAATCAAGCAATCTCTAGGGGTTTTATTTACTCAAGTATTGGTCAGTTTGCTTGTCTCGACTCTATATTTCTGGATTTCTCCCTTATCTTATGCAAGTAGCGAATTGATTGCACGAACCTCTCCAACCATTTGGGATGTTCTCATTGCTATTGCGGGTGGGATAGCAGGTGTCATTGGTTCAAGAAAAAAAGAAGCAAACAATATCGTGCCAGGAGTAGCTATTGCAACAGCTCTGATGCCACCTATCTGCACTGCAGGCTATGGTTTAGCTAATGGAAATGTACGATTTTTATTTGGGGCTCTCTATCTTTTCTTGATCAACTGTGTCTTTATCATGCTAATCAATATTGTTGGAACAAGAATTATGATGAGACAATCTCCCTTAAGTTCATTTAAAGAGCTAAACATGAAAATGAGAATTGGGTTGATCTCCTTGATTGTATTATTGGTTCTTCCAGCCAGCTATTCAGCAGTCACTCTGACGATGGATCAAGCACGAAAAGAAGGGATCAAACAGTTTGTAGGAAAAGAGTTTGCCAATCATACGATCATTAATCAAGTCTACAAGTCAAGGAATAATGAATTGGTCTTGACAGTTGTTGGAGATCCGATTTCAGAAGAAGAATTAGAAACCATTCGCCAAAAACAAGACTCTTACGGTATTCAATCTGTTCAATTGAAAGTCAATCAAGTCCATAATTCGACAAAATTAGACAGTGAGACGACCAAGGAATTTTACGAAAACATTGACAAGTATATCGATCAAAAACTCTCTGAAAAAGATTCACAAAACGATCTCGTAAAAGAAAATGAAGCAGACAAGGACTGA